From Pan paniscus chromosome 9, NHGRI_mPanPan1-v2.0_pri, whole genome shotgun sequence, the proteins below share one genomic window:
- the MOB2 gene encoding MOB kinase activator 2 isoform X4 translates to MAVCNTQYYWYDERGKKVKCTAPQYVDFVMSSVQKLVTDEDVFPTKYGREFPSSFESLVRKICRHLFHVLAHIYWAHFKETLALELHGHLNTLYVHFILFAREFNLLDPKETAIMDDLTEVLCSGASGVHSGGSGDGAGSGGPGAQNHVKER, encoded by the exons ACAGTACTACTGGTATGACGAGCGGGGGAAGAAGGTCAAGTGCACGGCCCCGCAGTACGTTGACTTCGTCATGAGCTCCGTGCAGAAGCTGGTGACGGATGAGGACGTGTTCCCCACAAAATACG GCAGAGAATTCCCCAGCTCCTTTGAGTCCCTGGTGAGGAAGATCTGCAGACACCTGTTCCACGTGCTGGCACACATCTACTGGGCCCACTTCAAGGAGACGCTGGCCCTGGAGCTGCACGGACACTTGAACACGCTCTACGTCCACTTCATCCTCTTTGCTCGGGAGTTCAACCTGCTGGACCCCAAAGAGACCGCCATCATGGACGACCTCACCGAGGTGCTATGCAGCGGGGCCAGCGGGGTCCACAGTGGGGGCAGCGGGGATGGGGCCGGCAGCGGGGGCCCGGGAGCACAGAACCACGTGAAGGAGAGATGA